The genomic window CAGACCAGTGCGCAGCCTCAGCGTCAGGCGGATGAATCATCGTTATTTCGGCGAATCCTTCTTCTTCACCGGGTAGGAATTCGGAGACTTGGCAAACTTCTGCATGCACTCGGTGCAGCAGAAAGAGACAAAGCCCTCTTCGGTCTTCACACGGTAGATTGGGCGGGAGGCCTTGTGGTCCACCGGGCACTCATCATTGATGGGCCAGGCGGCAAACACGGTGGCGGTCATGGCCAGGGTCAGCAGCAGAGGGGCAAGAAGCGATTTCATGGATGGAGTCGAGTTGGAGTTGAGGTGCGCGTTACCCCATCAACGCACAGGCATTCCTCCATCATAGGCCATAGCAAATCCCGCCCAAGGATGCGCAAGGCAGGCACAGTGCGGGGCTACTTTTCCTCGATGTCCCAGTAGGAGAGCTTGGAAAGCTGCTCCGGAGTCAGGGTGTCGATCCAGCGTTTGCCGTCGGGGCCGGGTGTGCCGTAGGCATGCCAGTCGATGGTGCCGTCCGGGCGCAGTTTTTCCATCGATACAGAGCCATCTACGCGACCGATGAGAATCCTGCCTCCTGGCCACGAGCAGCCTTTTTTGGCAACTCTCTCAGACCTCATCCATAAAGAAGAGCCACTTGTCACCTCCCATCGGGGCGGCCATGATGAGTTGAGGCTTTTTTCGATCACAAGCGGCGTTTCGGGGTGTGACACGTCACTTTGCCCCTTGAGAAGCATCCAGTGGCATTCTCCTGGCTGGAGCGCCTTTTCGAATCCTGGTGGATCTCCGATGACGTTGTCCGGATTAAAAATGCTCTGGGGGCAACCGAAGATGCGCTCGTCCGTCACAATGCCCTCTTTAAAAAGCTCACGAAAGACCTCATTTGATGAGTGAACCGCCACCTTCCCATGGTCTGGAAAGGCAGAGTCGTGATCTTTCGAGTACTGCTTTAAGCTCAGAATGATCTGCTTGCACTTGTTCATGCCGATCATTGAGTCGCCCCGAGATGAAACTCGTGTGAACGCAGGCAGAACCACCCAGGCCGAAAATAGCAAACATGCAACAAGCATACCCCACTGCATGCACCCCCACTGCTCTTTCGGCTCTTCGTTCATAGGGGCGATTTCACCAGAAGTGATGCTGAGAGACAATCTCATTCGGTGTTTAGTGACCTTGTTTTTTGCGCAGGGCAGGCACGGCAGCGTAGTGATCGAGGACGATTGTGCTTCGACGGAATTTCTTGATCTTTTGACGACCTATTGACTTCAGCGAGAAGCCATCCCCCAGCCAAGAATCCACTATTTCGCCCTTCTTTCCCGCTTGAACCCGCCTTTACGGAGCGTTTAAAAGGGTTCATCCCAACTTCATGATTTTTCTAGCCGAACTGCCCGCACCCAGCCGCATGGGGGACGTCCTCATGGCTTTCCTGAGCATTGTCTTTGAAGGAGCTCCGTACATCCTCATCGGCACGGTCTTTTCCGGAATCATCGACGCCTTCCTGCCCGCCAAGCTGCTGGACCGCGTGCTGCCCAAGAGCAAGCTGCTGTCCACCCTGATCGCCGGCTTCCTCGGGCTCGTCTTTCCGGTGTGCGAGTGTGCGGTGGTACCGGTGATCCGCCGTCTGGTGCAGAAGGGGCTGCCGCTCTCCTGCGCTGTCACCTACATGCTCTCCGCCCCGATCATGAACCCCATCGTGGCGATCAGCACGATGACGGCCTTCAAGGAATTCCAGGGCCTGGGCCTCTCCACAGCGGGAAATGCCACCATGACGATCGCGCGCCTCTCGCTGGGCTACCTGGTGGCGGTGATCGTGGGTCTGGTGGTGCTGCGCTTCAAGCCGGGCCAGGTGCTGCGACACAGCATTGCCAACAAGATCGAAAACGCCGGGGCTGAAGACGCCCATGACCACGGCCACACGCACGCCCCGGCCGCCGGCTTCAATGGCAAGCTGGTGCACGCCATGCGCAGCTCCATGCGCGACTTCCTCGATACAGCGATGTATTTCGCCATCGGCGTAGTCATCACCTCCGCCTTCAACACGCAGATCAACCAGTCTCTGCTGAACACCGTGGCGGGCAATGACTGGCTGGCCATTCCGTCCCTCATGGGACTGGCCATCGTGCTCTCCCTCTGCAGCACCTCGGACGCCTTCATCGCCGCGCCGATGACCGCCTTCTCCATGGCCGCCAAGCTGGCTTTCCTCGTCTTCGGCCCGATGATGGACATCAAGCTCCTCTTCATGTACTCCGGCGTCTTCCAGCGGAAAGTGGTCGTATATCTGCTGGTGGGGCTGTTTGTGCTGATCGGCCTTCTCAGCAGCCCTTGGATGGGCCTGATCCAACTCCTTCACACCAAACCTTAATCCTGCCATGAGTGCCACCCGCACCCTCGTTCACCTTCTCAGCGTCGCCATGCTCCTGCTGTGGGGCGGAGTGCTGCTGTACTTTTACATCAGCGGTCGTCTGAGCAACTACCTGCCACCGGACGGCATCTTCCGCCCGATGGTGCTCATCTCAGGCATCGGCCTCTGTGTGCTGGGCCTCTTCAATCTGCTGACCATGGGAGCTGAAGACGTGGGCTGCGAGGGCCACGACCACGGCCACTCCCATGATGAGCATGACCACGACCACAAGGAGTGCTGCGGCCACGACCATGATCATGCCCACGATCACGCGCACAAGGACGGCTGCTGCGGTGGCCATGATCACGAGCACAAGCAGGCCGCCTGCGACCATGATCACGGACACAAACACGAGCATGGTTGCTGCGGAGGCCATGACCATGGACACGAGCACAAGAACGAACACGGCTGCTGCGGGCATAATCACGGACATGAAGGCCATGCGCACGGCATTCTGGAAGAGAGCTCCTGGCCGGGCCGCATCGTGGTGCTGCTGATCCTGGCCGCCCCGCTCTCCTGGGCTGCTCTTTCCACCCCGGACCGCTACAGCCAGAACGCCATCGTAAACAAGGGCCTGTACGATCCGAACTACAAGGACACCTCCCGCGCCGACCAGTTCTCCCTGCAGAACAAATCCAAGACGGCAGCTCAGCCTGCGACTGACACCATCGCCGCCACAGCGCCCAAGGCTTCGGACCTGCCACCCGCTGCCACCACCAAGCCAGCCAGCACGCCTCCTCCGGGAGTCGCTGCAGCCTCTGCCGCTGCCGAAGAAACCAAGACACCGCCCAAGAACATCCCTGCCCCGGCACAGGCCTCCAAGAGCTACGGCACCTTCACCCTGGAAGACCTCAAGAAGCAGGTGCCGCAGAGCAAGGAGGGCAACTTTATCCTCGAAGTGCCCGAGCTCTACTACACTGGCGGCGACCTGGAAGTACAGAAGGTCCTGACTGGCCAGATGGTCGAGACCGTGGCGCAGATCCTGCCTGAAAAGGTGAACAACGCCGACGGCCACCGCATGCGCATCTTCCGCATGCTGGTGCAGTGCTGCGCCGCCGACGCCCGGCCCTACTCCGTGCCTGTCGATTTCGGCAAGAAAGCCCCCGAGTTTAAAGACATGACCTGGGTCAAAGTGGTGGGCAAGATGAACTACAAAAAGGAAGGCAACCAGACCGTCCCCATCATCGAAACCACCAAGGTTGAAGAAACCACCGCGCCGGACAATGCGATGATTTATTGAGTCGCCCCTGCTTCAGTGGCTCTTCAAGGCGGCGCGGTCACAGACAGATGCACAAACATCGAATTGGCCGCGCTCATGGGAATGACCGCCTTCACCTGCTGCGTGGTGCCATCATCGCTGAGCACTGTTTGGGCGACACCTGCACTGCTCCATGATCCTGCGGACAAAGAAGGGCTCCACTCCACCGTGTATGCAGTGCCCGCATTCACCGCTGAGGTGCTGCGGGTGTAGGTGTATTCAAAATTAGCGCCATTAACTAGCGCCCCCACCGGCAACCTGCTGACAGTTTTAGGATTGAGATTGAGGGCATACTCGAGCAGATTGGGGATGCCATCTCCATCATAGTCGGCTGTGTCTGCGGCGTTGCCGGTGTTCGCTGAAGTGCTGAAATTTTGCTGCCTCCATTCCTGTTGCAGAGTCAGGGTGGTGAAGGTGAGGTCAGGACTGCTGTATGAACCTCCGTTGATGCGATAATGGTAGGTGGTGCCAGGGGTAAACCCACTAGGAAAAATGCTAAAGTGAGTGCCTCCAGGAATGAATGACAAGCCTGAAATGCGCATGCCATAGGCGGAGGTAAGACCATAGTCGAGGGAGGTGCTCAAAGCGATGCTGGCAAACTGGCCTGTATAGATATATCCACCCAAAAAGACCGTACTGCTGGTGGGCACAATTGGAGCATCGGGGGTGATCGTGATGGGGGGCGTGGCCACCAGCGCTAGACTGTGCAGAGCACTCGGTCCAGCGAAGACCGACGCGCACAATTCATAACTCCGAATGGATGCCCCTGCAGCCTTGACCGGGTATTTGACGCCGGCGCCGACGTTTAAACCAATTTCATTGTGCGTGTTTGAGCCCCATACGGCCAGGGTACCGTCTGAGCAGCATGCCAAGCTATGATAGAACCCTGCGGTCACACTCGTTACGGTTTTCCCATAAAGTGCGGAAGTACCACTGCTTGTATTGACCAAAACTGGCAGGGATTGCGCAACTCCGGCGGGGTTTCTGGGATTGCCGGAGTTGTCTCCAAGCTGTCCAGAATCATTCGCCCCCCAAGCAGTCACAGTGCCGTCTGAACACAAAGCCAGACTGTGCGCATAACCAGCACTTACCGCCACCACGGTTTTGCCATAAAGCGCGGAAGATCCCTGAGCAGTGCTCACAGCCACCGGCAGGCTTGAGCCAGAGGCAGTGGTAGAGAATCCGAGCTGCCCATTGGCGTTGCTTCCCCAGGCGACCACTGTGCCGTCGGAGCACAGAGCAAGGCTGTGGCCGCTTCCTGCAGCCAAGGAGATCACACTTTTACCATTCAATGCGGAGACACCACTGGCAGCACTGACCGCCACAGGCATAGGGCACAAGCCGAAGGTGAGGTTGCCGAGCTGTCCGACACTGTTGTCTCCCCAGCCAACCACCGTGCCATCCGTGCAAAGTGCCAGGCTGTAACTGGCCCCAGCCGCAATGGCGACTACACTCCTGCCCGACAGGTCCGAGACACCACTGGAGGAGTTCACAGCAATGGGGATGTCGCTCTGCGTCGTAGCCAGATCAATTCCGAGCTGCCCATCAGCGTTGCCACCCCAGGCCACCACCGTGCCGTCTGAACACAGCGCGAGACTGTGACTGTCTCCAGCAGCCACAGCCACAACTGTTTTGCCATACAAAGCAGAGCTGGCATCTGACACATTCACTGCCACGGGCGTGGTGGCGGTGCTGCTCGTGGTGTAGTGCAGCCCCAGCTGTCCGCTGCTGTTGTCCCCCCATGCTGCGAGGGTGCCGTCCCAGCAGAGCGCCAGGCTGTGGCGCGCTCCAGCAGCCAGCATGCGGATGCTCCGCTGACTGAGCGCGCCCGTCATAACCAGCGGCACCATTCCCGTAGAACTCGACTGAGTGCCGAGCTGTTGGTACGAGTTGGCGCCCCAGGCGCAGGCTCGTGTGTCCGCCCACTGCAGCACCAGATCATTGCCGCTGCCACCATAGTAGCTGGCCAGAAAATGGTACGCTTGGCCTGCATAAGTGAGCTCTACCAGCTGCCCCTCCACCAGATTGCTGAAAGTGCCGCTGATGAAGGGCAGGCCGGTGTTGTTCACCACGGTCAGGTTGGCACCAGTCCGAGGCGCGAAATTGAGAGTGAAATTGAGGGTGTTCCCTGTGGCGGTGTAACTGCTGGCAGTCACGGGCGTGTCCGTGGCGGAGTTCCAGGTGGCGTTGACTACCGCCGCCTCAGCTGACACGAGCTGAGCCAGAAATAAAAGGACAGCGCAGCGATAACCACGCAGGGACTTGAGCATAAGAAATATATACAACACTCACAAATACAGCCACTCAATACATTTTTCTTATCACATCTGTAACATTTCACTGAACACAACGCAACAAAAGTCGTGAGTTCCGCGTGTTATCAACGCGAGCAGCCTAAGAATGAGAGCGACTAGCGCTCATTCCAGCATGAACTTTAACTTGCTGTCTGTAATTCGCTACTCGTGGCTTCGTCACATCCCTCACGGCACCTCATACGTCCCCAGCGCGGCAACATCAAAGCGGGCTGAGCCCACCTCATCGGCGATCTCGTTAAGGGCTTCGACTTCGGCGGTGCTGAAGAGGAGGCCGCCGGCTTTGGCGGTGTGGGCGGCGTTCTGCGCCTCGGGTTGGCCGGGGAGCATGCAGTTTTCATTCCCGTGGCCGAGGATGTCGTCGATGACCACCTTCACGTTTTCATTGAAGCTGCGGCCGTTGGAGAAGAGGCCGGTGCTGATGGCATCGGGGTGGATGACCTGGAAGTAGAAGCTGCTCGTGCGCTTTTCACCGGCGGGGAAAGGCTTGCTCTTGATGTCGGGGTGGGCGCCGCCGCCGCGCAGGGTGGGCAGGCCGCCGCCGATCATGCCGCCCATGACCTCGATGAGGAGGGAGAGGCCGTAGCCTTTGTGCGCGCCGAAGGGCATGAGCCAGGCGGCTTCATTGGCGTCGGTGGTGGGCTTGCCGTCCTTGTCCACGGCTGCGCCGGGAGGCAGGGGCTTGCCTTCGCGCTTGAGCTGCTGGACGCGGCCCATGGCGACGGTGGAGGTGGCCCAGTCGATGACGATGGGGAAGCCACAGGCGTCCTGTGTGGGGAGGCCCCAGGAGTGGGGATTGGTGCCCAGCACGGGGAATTTGCCGCCGAAGGGCACGACCTCGCCAAGGGTGGAGGTGCAGTTCGTGTAGGCGATGTAGCCTTTCTTGGCGGCATCCATGACGTAGCCGCCGCCCCAGAGGTAGTGGAAGGCATTGTCCACGCTGACCTGGCCGATGCCGTATTTGTCCGCCAGCTCCATGCAGCGCTCCATGGCGCGGAAGGCGACGCTCTGGCCGAGCTTCAATTTGCCGTCCCAGGCTTCGCTGGCGGCAAAGGGCTTCTTAATGACTTCGATCTCAGCGCCCGGTTTGCAGCCGCCGGTGGCGCTTCCAAAGAGGTGGTCGAGGTGGAGGGCCTTGATGGCGTTGTGGGTGCGGATGCCATGCGCGGAGGCCATTTCGCAAAACCGTGCTCCGTCATCGGCTTCGGCCTGGGTGTAGCCGCGGTGCTGGTAGGCGGCGCGGACGAGTGCGTTGTGGGCTTCAGTGGGGACGATGTGGTACGTGGTGGGCATGGTTTGGCGGATATTGGAGCATCTGCCCGGACGCGCAAGAAGCAGAAATAAAGAAGGCTCCGCTTTTGACAGCGGAGCCTTGGGGAGTCACGGCCTATGCTGTGGCCGGGGTGCTAAACTTACTTGGCGGCGCCTTTGAAGACGTCATGGCAGGCCTTGCAGTTGTTGGCCTTCTTGAATTCGCTGGTGCCGCTGGCATCCTTGGCCTTCACTTTCTGAAGCGCACCGACCAGGGTTTTGCACTTTTCCACCCAGGCACCCTTGTCGCCCTTGGGGGGAGTGGCGGCGCAGATGGCCTGCACGCATTTGATCAGGGAATCGAGTTCGGCGTCCGTAGCTTCGCCTTTGCCCACCTTCTTGGCGATGGCATCTTCAGGCTTCCAATTTTTCTTCATCGCGCCTTTGATGAGGTCGTCGGCGGAGGCAGTGCTGAGGCTGATGGCGAGGCAGAGCAGGGAGAGAGCAGTCTTCTTCATGGATGTCTGACGGGGTGTTATGATGTGGTGTTATGGGATAGGCTGCCGCAGCGCGCACGGCGTTGGAGATACGCAAGGGCAGCAGTTCTTTTACCAACCACCGCCCACATATTTGCCAATTCCGATGTTTTTAATTCGACCGGCGGATTTGAGTCAATCACGGATTGTTCATAGAGCCTAAACTTCTTCGTAACTCGGTGTGAGAACGGCGGATTGAGCTCGTTTTAGGGCGTTTCCAGCCATGAAACATCTTCTGCTTCCTCTTCTCCTGCTCGGTGGGCTTGCTTCTGCCGCTGACTCTGCGCTGCTGATCCAGTTCGGGCTCCATGACAAGGAGTCCACGGTTTGGGATGGCTCTGTGACGGTGACGCCGGGGGAAGTGCTGGAGGTGAACGGCTACCGCTTTGAGCAGAAGGACGCGATGACGGGAAAGAATTCGTGGAAGGCGAGCAGCCGCACGCCCGTAGGCGCGAATGCAAAGGCTCGCGGAAACAATCCGAAGAAGATCGGCCAGATGGCGAAGCAGCTGGGGCCCATCTTTGAAAACGGGGTGTATGTGAAGCTGCGCGATGTGACGCCGGAGAGCAGCGTGGAGGTGACGACGGCGCAGGGAAAGGTGAGCTTCAAGCTGGCGGATGTGAAGCCGGGCGAGGCGCTGGACCTGATGGAGGGCCGCGTGGCGGTGCAGCAGACGGCGTTCAATCTGCGCGTGTTTACCAAGGAGCGCACGGACGATGACTTCCCTGCCCTGGCGTTTGATGCGGAGGGGCATGGCTTCCTCGTTTACCAAAGCTTTACGCCGGGCATCGACCGCGATGAGCGGGCGAAGCGCTGGGACACTGAGCCGGAGGATCTGTCCTTCCTGAACAAGCCTGCGGCCGGCGACCAGCTCTGGCTGCATGTACGCAAGGCGAAGCAGTGGGAGGAAGAGCGCATCGCTGTGACCGAACCCGGGCGCGACATCTACAAGTCTGCCGTGGCGGCGGATGGCAAGGGCGGCGCGTGGATCGTGTGGAGCGAGCGCCTGGAGGGCAATTTTGAAATCCTGGCGCGTCACTTGGCCGAGGGGAAGCTCGGGGAGGTGGAGAACCTGTCGAAGTCGGCGGGGAATGATCTGAATCCGGTGATCGTGCGCTCGGCGAAGGGCACGCTGGTGCTGGCCTGGATGGCGGCGCATGAGGGGAAGTTTGAGATCCGCACGCGCACGCATGAAGGCGGTGCCTGGGCGGCGGCGCAGACGGTTTCCAAGAACAGCGGCAACTGCTGGAACCCGGCCCTCAGCGCGGATGCACGTGCGGAGGGCAGCGGGCAGCTGGCACTGGCGTGGGACACCTATGAGAAGGGCGATTACGACATCTGGATGTGCGTGCTGGATGCCAGCGGCAGGCCTGCGGGAGCGCCGATGCCGGTGGCAAATACGCCGCAGTATGAGGCGCGTGCGGCGGTGACGCACGATCACGAGGGGCGTGTGTGGGTGGCCTATGAAAAGAGCGGCGCCACCTGGGGCAAGGACTGGGGCGCGTATGACAGCGGCGATGGCATCGGGCTGTATCGGAATCGTGAGATCGGCGTGTGCGTGTGGGATGGCAAGGCGTGGATGGAGCCGCAGGGGAGCATCGCCGAGGCGCTGCCGGGAGCCATCACGCCGCAGGCGCGTGGCGGCAAAGGCAAGGGCAAAGGGAAAGGCCGTGGCGCGGACGTGAGCACCCCTGCCCCGCCGGCTTCACCGGAAGTGCCGGATGGTCTGGCGTTTGAAAAGCCCGCCGTGCGCGGCGGTGCACCGGGGGCGCATGTGGCGGTGAGCGGCCCGCAGACGTACAACAACCTTGGCCGCATCTGCTGCGACTCGGAGGGGCGCATCTGGCTGATCGCGCGCACGCGGCTGAACAGCTTCCGTGGCCCGCTGGGCAGCACCTGGGGCAGCGTTGCGGCGTATCTGGACGGCAGCGAGTGGGTGGGCCCCATCAGCATCCCGCACAGCGACAACCTCATGTACAACCTGCCCGCCATCGCCGCGGGGCCCAAGATGCTGTTTGTGGCGCACAGCAGCGACCACCGGATGGACCGCATGGCGGAGTTTAACCGAGCCAAGACTCCCGGCGGCAAGGGTGGCAATGCCGCGCTGGATGCGAGCAAGGACCCCTTTGACAACGATGTGTATTTCAGCCGACTGATCGCCAGCGGCCCGGTGAAGCCTGCGGTGCTCCAGCCCCGCGCGGAGCCGCCGCAGGACAATCCCGCGCCGAGCAAGCGCACGGAGGCGGAGCGCGCTGAAGTGGCTGCGATCCGCGGCTTCCGCAGCAGCATCGCCGGCACGGAGCGGCGCATCCTGCGGGGTGAATTTCACCGCCACACGGAGATCAGCGGAGACGGCGCAAATGACGGCCCGCTGGAGGACATGTGGCGCTATGCCATCGATGCGGCGTCGATGGACTGGATCGGCAACGGGGACCATGACAACGGCAACGGCCGCGAGTACTCCTGGTGGCTGACGCAGAAGACGACGGACGCCTTTTTCCTGCCGAAGGCCTTCACGCCGATGTTCAGCTACGAGCGCAGCGTGGTGTATCCCGAGGGGCACAGGAATGTGGTCTTTGCCCAGCGCGGTGTGCGCACCCTGCCCCGCCTGCCGCTGAGCGATGTGCGCGTGCATGAGCCCGCGCCGGACACAAACATGCTCTACAAATACCTGAAGCTCTTCAACGGCGTCTGCGCCAGCCACACGAGCGTGGGCAGCATGGGCACCGACTGGCGGAACTGGGGCGGCGAGTACGAGCCGATGGTGGAGATCTACCAGGGCGCGCGCCAAAACTACGAGTACCCCGGCTGCCCGCGCTGCCCCACGGAGAACGACGCCATCGGCGGCTGGGAGCCCGGCGGCTGGGTGTGCGATGCCTTTGCCAAAGGCTACAAGTTCAGCTTTCAAAGCAGCAGCGACCACGGCAGCACGCACATCAGCTACGCGATGATCTATGCGGAGGATTACAGCCGCGAGGGCATCATCAAGGCGATGCGCCAGCGCCACACGTATGGCGCCACGGACAACATCATCGCCGAAAGCCGCTGCAAGGCGGCTGATGGCAAGGAGCGCATGATGGGAGACGAATTCAGCGTGAAGGGCGCGCCCACGATCTCGCTGAAGCTCATCGGCACGATGCCGTTTGAAAAGGTCACGCTGATCAAGGACAACGTGGAGATCCCGATGACGATCGCCAAGGAGAAGACCATTGATCTGACCTGGACCGATCCGAAGCCGGAGAAAGGCAAGACGAGCTACTACTACTTCCGCGGCGAGCAGACGAACGGGGAGCTGGTGTGGGTGTCGCCGATGTGGATCACGCTGGAGTGATGATTGATGAATGCGGAAACCTGACCTATGCGTCCTCTGTGATTCATAGGTCTTATTTCCCCACATTCCTCTGGTGGCTGAGAGGCGCGCTTCCTGCTGTCCTCTGCGTATTGGCGGCGGGCATTTATTCTGCCTCAGCCCATCCCGCTGACCAGAGTGAGATGCGGGTGCGACCGACGCCGCACAAGCTGGAGATCCGGCTGACGTTCAATCTGCTGACGCTCACGCGGTTCACGGGGATCGACACGGACGGCGATGGCAAGATCAGCATGGAGGAGCTGAAAGCTGCGCAGCCGCGAATCGCCACGTATCTGAACCAGCACATTCATGTGCAGATCAATGGCAGGAAGGCGCTGCTGGGCACAGGCGTGCACTTTGAGCCCGTCTGGCCAAACCCGGAGCAGACCCCGCCGATGGCCGAGCCGGAGTATGCGTCGCGCAACATGGACGTGACCTTTGTGCAAACGCTCGAGGGCCGCCGGCTGGAGGATTTCTGGCTGGGCTTTGAGATCTTTGAGCAGACCGGCCCCATGCAGACGATCCGTGGTGTGTATGAGCAGGACGGACGGATCGAAGAGGTCTCCTTCAGCGTGCAGGAGCCTGAGTACACTTACGATACCGGCTATGCGGATGACCCATTCCTGAAACAGGCCGAGAAGCCGAAGGGAAACGAGTCTGGCATGAAGACAGATCCTGCGGAGGACGCCATGCCAACCGCCCCACGGGCGATGGCCTCCAACACTCCCGCCTCAGCCGCAGGCATCTCCGCCACAGGCATGGGGCCTGTTCCCATGTCCGACGATGACAACGGCGCAGCCCCGGCAGGACAACCCGGAGTCTCCCTGGCTGCACCGCTTCAGCTCAAGCCGCAGTCAGGCCTGAACGATGAGCGCCAATGGATGATCCGTGCGGCCATCGTGATCGTACTGCTGGTGGCGGGACGCTTTCTCCAGCTCCAAGGCCGGGTGCGTCCCAAGTTTGAGCGTCGCCGGACCTTTACAAAGAAGTGATGTCAGC from Prosthecobacter vanneervenii includes these protein-coding regions:
- a CDS encoding TIGR03943 family putative permease subunit; protein product: MSATRTLVHLLSVAMLLLWGGVLLYFYISGRLSNYLPPDGIFRPMVLISGIGLCVLGLFNLLTMGAEDVGCEGHDHGHSHDEHDHDHKECCGHDHDHAHDHAHKDGCCGGHDHEHKQAACDHDHGHKHEHGCCGGHDHGHEHKNEHGCCGHNHGHEGHAHGILEESSWPGRIVVLLILAAPLSWAALSTPDRYSQNAIVNKGLYDPNYKDTSRADQFSLQNKSKTAAQPATDTIAATAPKASDLPPAATTKPASTPPPGVAAASAAAEETKTPPKNIPAPAQASKSYGTFTLEDLKKQVPQSKEGNFILEVPELYYTGGDLEVQKVLTGQMVETVAQILPEKVNNADGHRMRIFRMLVQCCAADARPYSVPVDFGKKAPEFKDMTWVKVVGKMNYKKEGNQTVPIIETTKVEETTAPDNAMIY
- a CDS encoding permease, producing MIFLAELPAPSRMGDVLMAFLSIVFEGAPYILIGTVFSGIIDAFLPAKLLDRVLPKSKLLSTLIAGFLGLVFPVCECAVVPVIRRLVQKGLPLSCAVTYMLSAPIMNPIVAISTMTAFKEFQGLGLSTAGNATMTIARLSLGYLVAVIVGLVVLRFKPGQVLRHSIANKIENAGAEDAHDHGHTHAPAAGFNGKLVHAMRSSMRDFLDTAMYFAIGVVITSAFNTQINQSLLNTVAGNDWLAIPSLMGLAIVLSLCSTSDAFIAAPMTAFSMAAKLAFLVFGPMMDIKLLFMYSGVFQRKVVVYLLVGLFVLIGLLSSPWMGLIQLLHTKP
- a CDS encoding PHP domain-containing protein; translation: MKHLLLPLLLLGGLASAADSALLIQFGLHDKESTVWDGSVTVTPGEVLEVNGYRFEQKDAMTGKNSWKASSRTPVGANAKARGNNPKKIGQMAKQLGPIFENGVYVKLRDVTPESSVEVTTAQGKVSFKLADVKPGEALDLMEGRVAVQQTAFNLRVFTKERTDDDFPALAFDAEGHGFLVYQSFTPGIDRDERAKRWDTEPEDLSFLNKPAAGDQLWLHVRKAKQWEEERIAVTEPGRDIYKSAVAADGKGGAWIVWSERLEGNFEILARHLAEGKLGEVENLSKSAGNDLNPVIVRSAKGTLVLAWMAAHEGKFEIRTRTHEGGAWAAAQTVSKNSGNCWNPALSADARAEGSGQLALAWDTYEKGDYDIWMCVLDASGRPAGAPMPVANTPQYEARAAVTHDHEGRVWVAYEKSGATWGKDWGAYDSGDGIGLYRNREIGVCVWDGKAWMEPQGSIAEALPGAITPQARGGKGKGKGKGRGADVSTPAPPASPEVPDGLAFEKPAVRGGAPGAHVAVSGPQTYNNLGRICCDSEGRIWLIARTRLNSFRGPLGSTWGSVAAYLDGSEWVGPISIPHSDNLMYNLPAIAAGPKMLFVAHSSDHRMDRMAEFNRAKTPGGKGGNAALDASKDPFDNDVYFSRLIASGPVKPAVLQPRAEPPQDNPAPSKRTEAERAEVAAIRGFRSSIAGTERRILRGEFHRHTEISGDGANDGPLEDMWRYAIDAASMDWIGNGDHDNGNGREYSWWLTQKTTDAFFLPKAFTPMFSYERSVVYPEGHRNVVFAQRGVRTLPRLPLSDVRVHEPAPDTNMLYKYLKLFNGVCASHTSVGSMGTDWRNWGGEYEPMVEIYQGARQNYEYPGCPRCPTENDAIGGWEPGGWVCDAFAKGYKFSFQSSSDHGSTHISYAMIYAEDYSREGIIKAMRQRHTYGATDNIIAESRCKAADGKERMMGDEFSVKGAPTISLKLIGTMPFEKVTLIKDNVEIPMTIAKEKTIDLTWTDPKPEKGKTSYYYFRGEQTNGELVWVSPMWITLE
- a CDS encoding EF-hand domain-containing protein, which gives rise to MRVRPTPHKLEIRLTFNLLTLTRFTGIDTDGDGKISMEELKAAQPRIATYLNQHIHVQINGRKALLGTGVHFEPVWPNPEQTPPMAEPEYASRNMDVTFVQTLEGRRLEDFWLGFEIFEQTGPMQTIRGVYEQDGRIEEVSFSVQEPEYTYDTGYADDPFLKQAEKPKGNESGMKTDPAEDAMPTAPRAMASNTPASAAGISATGMGPVPMSDDDNGAAPAGQPGVSLAAPLQLKPQSGLNDERQWMIRAAIVIVLLVAGRFLQLQGRVRPKFERRRTFTKK
- a CDS encoding Ldh family oxidoreductase, which produces MPTTYHIVPTEAHNALVRAAYQHRGYTQAEADDGARFCEMASAHGIRTHNAIKALHLDHLFGSATGGCKPGAEIEVIKKPFAASEAWDGKLKLGQSVAFRAMERCMELADKYGIGQVSVDNAFHYLWGGGYVMDAAKKGYIAYTNCTSTLGEVVPFGGKFPVLGTNPHSWGLPTQDACGFPIVIDWATSTVAMGRVQQLKREGKPLPPGAAVDKDGKPTTDANEAAWLMPFGAHKGYGLSLLIEVMGGMIGGGLPTLRGGGAHPDIKSKPFPAGEKRTSSFYFQVIHPDAISTGLFSNGRSFNENVKVVIDDILGHGNENCMLPGQPEAQNAAHTAKAGGLLFSTAEVEALNEIADEVGSARFDVAALGTYEVP
- a CDS encoding RCC1 domain-containing protein, translating into MLKSLRGYRCAVLLFLAQLVSAEAAVVNATWNSATDTPVTASSYTATGNTLNFTLNFAPRTGANLTVVNNTGLPFISGTFSNLVEGQLVELTYAGQAYHFLASYYGGSGNDLVLQWADTRACAWGANSYQQLGTQSSSTGMVPLVMTGALSQRSIRMLAAGARHSLALCWDGTLAAWGDNSSGQLGLHYTTSSTATTPVAVNVSDASSALYGKTVVAVAAGDSHSLALCSDGTVVAWGGNADGQLGIDLATTQSDIPIAVNSSSGVSDLSGRSVVAIAAGASYSLALCTDGTVVGWGDNSVGQLGNLTFGLCPMPVAVSAASGVSALNGKSVISLAAGSGHSLALCSDGTVVAWGSNANGQLGFSTTASGSSLPVAVSTAQGSSALYGKTVVAVSAGYAHSLALCSDGTVTAWGANDSGQLGDNSGNPRNPAGVAQSLPVLVNTSSGTSALYGKTVTSVTAGFYHSLACCSDGTLAVWGSNTHNEIGLNVGAGVKYPVKAAGASIRSYELCASVFAGPSALHSLALVATPPITITPDAPIVPTSSTVFLGGYIYTGQFASIALSTSLDYGLTSAYGMRISGLSFIPGGTHFSIFPSGFTPGTTYHYRINGGSYSSPDLTFTTLTLQQEWRQQNFSTSANTGNAADTADYDGDGIPNLLEYALNLNPKTVSRLPVGALVNGANFEYTYTRSTSAVNAGTAYTVEWSPSLSAGSWSSAGVAQTVLSDDGTTQQVKAVIPMSAANSMFVHLSVTAPP